The Pseudomonadota bacterium genome window below encodes:
- a CDS encoding manganese efflux pump, translating into MLKTISFALIANIDVFLLLSLAPSRMKLRWLCIVIAPFFHILMCLAGWGVAAQIRPWVPTAVFISVFILFIIGGILLTKLYQPGQVNQNGTSSIMNLTVIIFFASLDAFVIGYAYYLVNTQLPAALISMGLISTGAALTGYFFSYFINRIGTKK; encoded by the coding sequence ATGTTAAAGACTATTTCTTTTGCCCTTATTGCCAATATCGACGTATTCCTGCTGCTTTCGTTAGCGCCTTCCCGAATGAAATTGCGGTGGTTGTGTATTGTGATTGCTCCTTTTTTTCATATTCTCATGTGTCTTGCCGGCTGGGGAGTTGCCGCGCAGATAAGGCCATGGGTACCAACGGCAGTTTTCATATCTGTTTTTATTCTTTTTATTATCGGAGGGATTTTACTCACAAAACTATATCAACCGGGGCAGGTCAATCAGAATGGCACTTCTTCAATTATGAATTTGACCGTAATAATCTTTTTTGCATCTCTTGATGCCTTTGTTATCGGTTATGCTTATTATCTGGTTAATACTCAATTACCTGCAGCGCTCATCAGCATGGGGCTAATCAGTACCGGGGCTGCATTAACAGGTTATTTTTTTTCATATTTTATAAACAGAATTGGAACTAAAAAATGA